A DNA window from Candidatus Hydrogenedentota bacterium contains the following coding sequences:
- a CDS encoding TIR domain-containing protein: MAWKVFYSFHYEQDSSRAEKVRQIRFVEGNQPATDNDWETITKGGAATIQKWLDSQLQGKDAAIVLIGEYTAERKLINYEIRRAWQARKGVLGIYVHNLEDRWGEQSPKGRNPFDDITFRSGTFSRIVIAYDPPFSRSKDVYNHIADNISAWISDAVKIRGQYA, encoded by the coding sequence ATGGCATGGAAAGTTTTCTACAGTTTTCACTACGAGCAGGACAGCTCGCGTGCCGAAAAGGTACGGCAAATCCGCTTCGTCGAAGGAAATCAACCCGCAACGGACAATGACTGGGAAACCATTACGAAAGGTGGTGCCGCTACCATTCAGAAATGGCTCGACAGTCAACTCCAGGGGAAGGATGCCGCGATCGTCCTGATTGGCGAGTACACAGCCGAACGGAAATTGATAAACTACGAAATCCGAAGGGCTTGGCAAGCCCGAAAGGGTGTGCTTGGCATCTATGTCCACAACCTCGAAGACCGCTGGGGGGAACAATCACCCAAAGGGAGAAACCCTTTTGACGATATCACGTTCAGGTCGGGCACGTTCTCCAGGATCGTGATTGCCTATGACCCGCCTTTCAGCAGGAGCAAAGACGTCTACAATCACATCGCTGACAACATCAGCGCCTGGATAAGTGATGCGGTAAAGATCAGGGGACAATATGCCTGA